A single region of the Raphanus sativus cultivar WK10039 chromosome 1, ASM80110v3, whole genome shotgun sequence genome encodes:
- the LOC108851445 gene encoding auxin-induced protein 6B, whose amino-acid sequence MAGSLGKCSKIRHIVRLRQMLRRWRNKARLSSSVSRCVPSDVPSGHVAVCVGSERRRFVVRASYLNHPILSNLLVQAEEEYGFVNQGPLVIPCEDSVFEEAIRFISRSDSSRSNRFTCPEDIQKCHGGVKSKLDLLIESHPLLHYGVAEKAVW is encoded by the coding sequence ATGGCTGGAAGTCTTGGGAAATGCAGCAAGATCCGCCACATTGTGAGGCTCAGGCAAATGCTAAGGCGATGGCGCAACAAAGCTCGGTTATCTTCTTCAGTCAGCCGTTGTGTGCCGTCCGATGTTCCGTCTGGACACGTGGCAGTTTGCGTGGGTAGCGAGCGCAGGAGATTCGTGGTGCGCGCGTCGTACCTGAACCATCCGATCCTGAGCAACCTCCTTGTCCAAGCTGAGGAGGAGTACGGTTTCGTGAACCAGGGACCGTTGGTTATCCCTTGCGAAGACTCGGTTTTCGAGGAAGCCATCCGGTTCATTTCTCGGTCTGATTCTTCCCGGTCGAACCGGTTTACTTGTCCTGAAGATATCCAGAAATGCCACGGAGGAGTCAAGAGCAAGCTAGATCTGTTGATCGAATCTCATCCGTTGCTTCATTACGGCGTCGCCGAGAAAGCCGTTTGGTGA